The segment CCTGCCGGTGGAAGCCTCCGTCCCGGTAAACCCCTGGAAACGGGCTGTGCCCCTTTTTCCTTCCATCAGTTGGACCACCTCCGACAGCTCCGCCTCAAACAGACCGGAGACCTCAGACGGTTGAAGTCGGAAGTCTTCCCATCCCCCCCTGAATTGATGGAGATGGACATGACGATGCTCCCGGTCGATCCATCCCTCTCCCCGCATCTCTTCCCGATGAACACCGAGGTAGACCAGCTCCTCCGGATGCAACGAAAGTCCCAACTCCTCCTCCAACTCCCGCACCCCGTCTTTCCGGCCTTCCCCGCTCAGGAGATGACCGGCGGCGGTGATATCCAGTTGATGGGGATGAGCCTTCTTGTCGGGATGGCGCAGTTGAAACAAAGGATAGATCTTTCCTTCCACACGTCGATACAACCAACAGTCAAAGGTATGATGCCACAGCCCTTCCCGGTGCACCCGTTCCCGGTCGGCCACCCCGATCACCTGCAGATCCGGCCCCATGATATCCAGCATTTCCGCCATGCGATCCCCTCCCATTAATACGTGAGCCCTCCCGGTGGAGAAGATCAGTTCATCCCCTCCAACCGGTTGGACAGGATGCGGCGCACACTTTCAGCCAGAGGCGGGAAAGCGGCCAATTCCCGGATCGTC is part of the Kroppenstedtia eburnea genome and harbors:
- a CDS encoding NUDIX hydrolase, giving the protein MAEMLDIMGPDLQVIGVADRERVHREGLWHHTFDCWLYRRVEGKIYPLFQLRHPDKKAHPHQLDITAAGHLLSGEGRKDGVRELEEELGLSLHPEELVYLGVHREEMRGEGWIDREHRHVHLHQFRGGWEDFRLQPSEVSGLFEAELSEVVQLMEGKRGTARFQGFTGTEASTGRHEERRVTWDELVPHSKEYYRTVFQALEAQGNQE